A window of Exiguobacterium sp. FSL W8-0210 genomic DNA:
CTTCAGGTTTCTGAAGTTCTTTTTCTGTGCATAGACAAGAAGGAGGGGATACGAATGAATATCGCATTGATCGCACATGATGAAAAAAAAGATGAGATGATGGGGTTTACACGAGCTTATGCTGCATTCTTCAAAAAAAATACATTGTATGCGACAGGAACGACCGGGCAACGGATCATGGAAGCGACAGATTTACATGTCCATCGCTGTAAATCTGGACCACTCGGCGGTGATCAAGAAATCGGAGCACTCGTGGCTCAAGGAAATATCGATATCGTGATTTTTTTACGCGATCCGCTAACGGCGCAACCGCATGAACCGGACGTCTCCGCACTCATTCGATTATGCGATGTGTACGATCTGCCGCTCGCAACGAATGTCGGAACTGCCGAAATTTTAATCAATGGACTCGAACAAGGACAATTCGATTGGAAGGAAATCATTCGAAAACGTCATGAACTAGAACAAAAAAAGTTTTTAGATGATTAATTTTGTGAGAACGCTTCTCATTTTCGTTTGAGCATGCTATAGTCAGTTTGAGGATGATACTGATTATCAATTGCGAGGGAAAAGGTGGCGAAGAAAATGGAGATTCTATTAATGACGGGTGTAA
This region includes:
- the mgsA gene encoding methylglyoxal synthase, with the translated sequence MNIALIAHDEKKDEMMGFTRAYAAFFKKNTLYATGTTGQRIMEATDLHVHRCKSGPLGGDQEIGALVAQGNIDIVIFLRDPLTAQPHEPDVSALIRLCDVYDLPLATNVGTAEILINGLEQGQFDWKEIIRKRHELEQKKFLDD